The genomic window CGGTTTTTCCTGGATACTTGATCATAAACGGAATACAGAACGCTTCTTCATAGATCACGGTTTTTCCAAAACGGTTGTGGCTGCCCATCATTTCGCCATGGTCGGCGGTGAAGACCACAATGGTGTTATCGGCCTCGCCCGATTCTTCCAATGCCTGGAAAACGCGTCCGATCTGTTTATCGACACCGGTTACGTTGGCAAAATAGAACGGCACACTCAGTTCAGCCCGTTCCTTCGTGGCCTTGTCGGCCTCGGCAACGTTGGGTCGGATCAGAAGATCGCTTACGTTTTGGTCTTTATAAAATTCGCGGTAAGCCACTTCATCGCAATCGTCTTCAGATGCGTATGGATTATGCGGAGGGTTCGGCGCCCAGATAACAGAAAACGGTTTGGATGCATTACGCTGTCCTGCACTGTTCTTCAGATAGTCCACCAGCACATCAGCTTCCAGTTTCGGAGAATAGATTTCCGGACGATACTGCTGCCCGTCGGTTTTACCTTCAATGCGATCCGGCTCGCTGGAATAAACGCGCGGATCTTTATGATCGTCTTTAACGCACTGGAACCAATAGTCGTTGCCATGCCGACCGCGTCCGGGGGGAATATACGTATCGTACGGATTCATGTGGTGTCCGCCGGGAGGCTGGGTGGTCCCCATGTAGTGCCCCTTTTCATCGAACAGCGGATCATTCCGCTCCCAGTGCGTCTTGCCCACATAGCAGGTATCGTAACCGGAAGAAGCGAGTACATCGGTGAAGCAGTCTATGTCGTGCTTCAGATGTTCATCTCGATCGTGACGGCAGTTATTGGCAACCCCGTTCTGAGCCGGATACATGCCCGACATCAGCATGGCCCGATATGGACTGCAGATCGGGCAGGTGCTGACCGCCTGCGTGAATACCACACTCTCTTCCGCCAGCTTATCCAGAACCGGCGTAACCACCGGATCGGACTGCGTACGCAGACCCTTCTTAAACGCATCGTTCTGCCAGAAGCCCATGGCTTCGCGGCGCATCTGGTCGGGAAAAATAAACAGCAGGTTCGGTTGTTTATTGTTCTTCAGCAGGGCACCACTGCTGCAAAGTATCAGCCCGGTGCCCATTCCCATTGTTTGAATATATTCGCGGCGTTTCATAAATCAGTTCCTTTCAGCATGACTCAATAATCGGAATGTAGCGCAAACCGATACGGCGAACAAATTTGATTATGCGCAACAGAGCTGGTGCACCTGACAGGATACCGAACAACAGCATCTATATCCCAAGACGTCCTGCCCTTTCGCAAAGCAGCATCTTGTAGCGTTCCTTCATATTGGGACTGCAAAATCCCTTTTCCAGGATTTGGAGGGAGGCATCACGGTTCGCCGAAAAACGGTCGAAGGTATTGCCGGTCTGTTTTTCGGTTAGCCGCAAGGATTCTGCCATGCGTATGAAGTCATTACGTCCTAGATGTTTTTTACGTCCATTGACCGTAAGAGCTGATTCCTCTTCATCCTCTGGCAGCAACAATTGGGTTGGAACCAAGTCGTAGGCTGGCGACAGATTAACCGTATCTCCCGGCTGATAGAGCAATGAAAAGTTTTTCAGATGCATATCCGAATTACCCGTAAGAAAACAAAATACGGAAACCTCAAAAAAGCGGAGAGCGTCAAACAGCGAATTATCGCAATGGCGAAGAACCGCCTTGCCGACCTGCTCCAGGGAGCCTCTATATTTTTGCTCAGTCAACCGGTCGGTGAGCTGGCACATATCCTCCATATGAAGTTTGTTTTCCCCATCCCGATCCATACGTTTTGTAATGAAGGCCAACTGCCCGTCGTCCAGCGAAATCAATCCGCACTCAGCCGTCGCGATACCGAAGCATCCAGCCATGCGCATTGTCACATGTTCGAGCTCCGGCATTTCAGGATATTGAGCAACCGGCGGCTTAAGTATATAGCCACCCTCCAAACCAACCAGCGTCAACCTCGAATCCTGCCGTCTCCCTCCCCGCTCAAGATGCACCGAGAGCTTGGGCTGAACGCCAGGAACGGTGACATGCTGCCGAACAATCTCTTCCGCCAGTTCATTGAGTTCCTTCCACGCATAGGGAAAAATTGGAGGCCGATTGGAACCAAACAGTTTCTTGCAGCAGGAGCCATGGTAGAGTCCTTCCGCACTCTCCAAAGGTTGGAGACATATGTGACAAGTTGCCTTACTCATTTGGTTCCTCCGTTGGAACAATGGAAACCACGCCAATACAGTCGCGACAGCAGGCCAGCAGTAAACCCATGCGGTCACGCGGATTGAGCTTCCATGTATGTTCAGCGATATCCAGCAACCAGCCCTCCGGAATCAATCCATCGAAAAACGGAAACAACCGCTTGTCCTCAAAAGATTCCAACTGGAGCGGAAGCGACAAGCTGATGGCCGACGCACCCACAAGACCGAGATAATCCGGCGAATAGGAAAACATATAACCGTTGTCCCGCTCTTCCAGTGTTCCAGCCAACCGCCCTTGCATATGAACTTCAGCCCTCCTCATCTTCCACCTCCATACGGAAAGCAACCGGTTCCATACGATGGCCGAACAACACAAGAACCTGATTCACCTTGTCTAAACGAAGTGATTCCTTACCCTGCTCCAGATCGCGGACAAAACGCAGCCCAACTCCGGCCCGATCAGCCAAACCTTTCTGAGTCAGCCCTACGGATCGGCGGCGTTCCTTTATAAATGTTATCAACGGATCACTCATGCTATCCCCCTTCGGGTATAATCTAATTACTAAAGTTATTACTAAACCCGTTCGGGTATAACAACCCATTTCTAAACAAAAATTAACCCGTTCGGGTATATTATTCATCCAGAAACGCCGCTAACGGGCGTTGAACCATTTTTCCACCCATGAGGATCCCCATCAATGTGGTGATAACTATTTAAACCTCGTGTCCTCCCTATCCAGTGGTGAAAATAAAATGACCACACAAGGATTATTAGGTTTCCGATATCGGGAAAAAGACCGACTGGTTTACAATCATGCCGACTCCGAGCCGGATTTACTGGGGCTCAGAATACTGCATGAGCTGCGAAACGTAGATGACTGGAACATGGCACGCGAACGTATCAAAAACATCGTCTCCATTCCGGAGACCCGCAAGCTGGATGAGCATTCCTGTTTGGCGGAAACCGAAGTTAGACGGCATTTTCCGGATCTGGAATACAGAACAACTCCCACAGATATGTATCAACTCTATCAACCTTTGCAGGGATCATTGAAACCCTATCTGGATGGGAAGCTGATGTTCATGCCGGACGCATCGGACTTTATCCATGACAGCCTTCACTGTGAATGGGCCTACATTGCTAATCTCGACACGGAACTGCTCGAGGTGTGGAAAGGAAATCAGCTTGAACCCGACAGCGAAGACAATCGGATGAGCGAAGAAGAAAATCGCTATGGGCGAGAACCAGACCACATGGGCTATTATCCGTGCGCGATGGTTAAAGAATATGACCTTAAAGAACTCCCTAATCCCGGCCTGTTCCTCACCTACTATTCATTTTCGGGCGACTTGAACCGTTCAATTTAAAGGGTGTTGACATCCAGCCGGGACAATCTTCCTCGTAAATATTCGATCTCTTTCTGAATTTCTTTATGGATCCATGAGTCTGGGTTGCAACATGTCAGCTCCAGCTGTTTGCAATCCAGCAGCAGTTCCAAACTTTCCTTTCGCGCCATGGAAAACTGTTTTCTATTACTGTTTATATACCTATCGTCCGAATAGGTAGGAAAGGGATATTTTTTGCAAGGACGGGATAATTCAAGCGGTTATTTATCCCACAATCATTTACGGCAGGACTGAGAAACCGGTCCGGTTCTCACATAGATTCGATAAGGGCGACGCATGACCGGACACATGGGTCTTTTCCAGCACATCCGATAAAATCTGAATCCAGGTCTGGGGGTGGATGTTCCGTGGTGGACGCAGCGGGTTCCAAGGAAAGGGACGAGCCTTCCGGCCCACCGTGTAGACCGCGAGATTTTCCAATCCCGGCAGGCTTTTGAGGTTTCGGTAGCTCCGCTTCCAGTCGATGACCAGAAACGGGATTTTCTTCTGCACGAATTGCTGGAGCAAATTATAGGCGACATGGCTTTTATCGGGAAAAACTGGGGTTTAACTCGGCGGAGAACGGAGAGCAAACGGAGAATTTCGCGAGAACGTTGGCTCAGAATTTTTCTTTTGGGGGATTAGTCACCGGGAGAGAATCCGTAAATCCCGCATTTACTGGTGTAAATAGGCGTAAAAATGAAAAAGGCGAACTCACAATGAGTTCGCCGTAAGAAAGATTGGTCGGCCCGGTTGGATTTGAACTTAGGGTGCCTACAACCCCATAGTCCATTTTTCGTCAGCAAAAAAGAAGGCATGGGTAGTCCACCGCCTTCTTCCCGGCGGCTAAGCCGCCTTGCGCCTTACCAACGTTGTCCACCATGAGGTGGGTTCTTTTTTGTTACTGGATTTAGTCACTTTCATTTTCCGTTGTCGGCGTAACCGGTCTAATTGCATTCGATCGAGTTGCTCCCCGACATGGCCATCCAGCTTCATCGGCATGACCACAACCAGAGTGT from Pontiella desulfatans includes these protein-coding regions:
- a CDS encoding sulfatase family protein; this translates as MKRREYIQTMGMGTGLILCSSGALLKNNKQPNLLFIFPDQMRREAMGFWQNDAFKKGLRTQSDPVVTPVLDKLAEESVVFTQAVSTCPICSPYRAMLMSGMYPAQNGVANNCRHDRDEHLKHDIDCFTDVLASSGYDTCYVGKTHWERNDPLFDEKGHYMGTTQPPGGHHMNPYDTYIPPGRGRHGNDYWFQCVKDDHKDPRVYSSEPDRIEGKTDGQQYRPEIYSPKLEADVLVDYLKNSAGQRNASKPFSVIWAPNPPHNPYASEDDCDEVAYREFYKDQNVSDLLIRPNVAEADKATKERAELSVPFYFANVTGVDKQIGRVFQALEESGEADNTIVVFTADHGEMMGSHNRFGKTVIYEEAFCIPFMIKYPGKTAGTLEDLMLAPVDVMPTVLGLLGLGSQIPKAVEGKNFSHEILTRDWSKTEKPKSALFMDNADTVKGVRTNRYTFQIDHQGKQMLFDNEKDPYQMKELKLSDLPKADADFIVSELGMWLATANDPWFQEKTQAAVIKYPA
- a CDS encoding HipA domain-containing protein, yielding MSKATCHICLQPLESAEGLYHGSCCKKLFGSNRPPIFPYAWKELNELAEEIVRQHVTVPGVQPKLSVHLERGGRRQDSRLTLVGLEGGYILKPPVAQYPEMPELEHVTMRMAGCFGIATAECGLISLDDGQLAFITKRMDRDGENKLHMEDMCQLTDRLTEQKYRGSLEQVGKAVLRHCDNSLFDALRFFEVSVFCFLTGNSDMHLKNFSLLYQPGDTVNLSPAYDLVPTQLLLPEDEEESALTVNGRKKHLGRNDFIRMAESLRLTEKQTGNTFDRFSANRDASLQILEKGFCSPNMKERYKMLLCERAGRLGI
- a CDS encoding HipA N-terminal domain-containing protein, with amino-acid sequence MRRAEVHMQGRLAGTLEERDNGYMFSYSPDYLGLVGASAISLSLPLQLESFEDKRLFPFFDGLIPEGWLLDIAEHTWKLNPRDRMGLLLACCRDCIGVVSIVPTEEPNE
- a CDS encoding type II toxin-antitoxin system Y4mF family antitoxin, producing the protein MSDPLITFIKERRRSVGLTQKGLADRAGVGLRFVRDLEQGKESLRLDKVNQVLVLFGHRMEPVAFRMEVEDEEG